The following DNA comes from Streptomyces globosus.
TTGTGGGTGTGGAAGTTCTTCCCGGCTTCGAGCGTGAACGTGTAGTGGCGTCCCTTGGGGTCGGTGAGCTGGACCTGGTCCCCGACCTTGAAGGGCCCGCGACGGCGGGCGGCACCGGTCGGTTCGGACATGTGACCAGTGTATTGGCTTCAGGGGCGGGGCCGTGCCATGGCCTTCACGAAGGCCTTCTCGACATCGAGGGTGGACAGGACGCCGTAGACCTCGCCGCCTGCCTCGACGACCAGGTACTCGGTGGCGGGGGTGGAGCGCAGGCGTTCGAGGAGTTCCTCGCCGGCGAGTTCTGCGGAAACCTTCATGCCGTCGGTGAGGTCCTGGGCGAGGGAGCTGACGGCGACCCAGGGGCGGCGGTGTTCGGGGACGGAGGCGATGGCGCTCTCGCGGACGATGGCGTGGGGCTCGCCCTGGCCGTCGACGACGACGATGGCGCGGGCGCCGTGGGCGTTGGCGCGGCGCAGGGCCTCGGAGAGCGGGGTGGCGTGCTCGACGGGTACGGCACGGCGGGTGAGGGCGCGGGCGCGGAGCTGGGGCAGGTGCTCGCGCAGGCGGGCCATGCGGAGGCTGTTGCCGGCGCCGGTCCAGATGATGGCGGCGAGGATCGCGGCGAGGAGGGCGTCCATGACGGTGCTCATGCCGCCGGCCTCTTCGCCGGGGGCGCCGAGGAGGCCCGTGTGGGTGATCATCGGGAGGCCGAGGAGTACGGCGACGGCGAGGCCTCGGCCGACCCAGGCGGCGGCGACGGTGCCGGCCATGGGCTTGCCGGTGATGCCCCAGATGACGGCGCGGAGCATGCGGCCGCCGTCGAGGGGCAGGCCGGGCAGCAGGTTGAACGCGGCGACGAGCAGGTTGGAGATCATCAGGCCGGCGAGGAGGACGCCGGGGACGGTGCCCGCTTCGACGGCGTTCATGCCGAGGTAGAAGGCGCCGGCGAGGAGGAGGGAGAGGAGCGGGCCGACGAAGGCGAGGACGAACTCGCGGCCGGGGGTCTCGGACTCCTTCTCGATCTCGGAGACGCCGCCGAAGAACTGGAGCTGGATGCGGCGCACGGGGAGCCGGAAGCGCAGGGCGGCGACGGTGTGGGCGAGCTCGTGGACGAGGACGGAGCCGTAGAAGGCGACCGCGAAGAAGAGGGAGACCAGGTAGCGGGCGGGGCCGAGGTCGGGCAGGACGCGGTCGAGCTGGTCGCCGAAGACCCAGGTGATGAGGGCGGCGACGAGGAACCAGCTGGGGGAGACGTAGACGGGGACGCCGAAGGGGCGGCCCATGAGGATTCCGCCGCCCGGTCCGGGGCGCTTGTCCGGGCGCTCGCCGGTGTGGTCGGTGTCTGCCACGGCTGTCCTTCGGTCGGTGCTGTCCGGGGCGGGGTGGCCCCCCGGCGGGTGCTCTCCAGTGTGGTCCACGGGCCGGGCGGGTGCGGCCGGGGCTGCGCGGTAGCGCGGTGTGAT
Coding sequences within:
- a CDS encoding site-2 protease family protein; the encoded protein is MADTDHTGERPDKRPGPGGGILMGRPFGVPVYVSPSWFLVAALITWVFGDQLDRVLPDLGPARYLVSLFFAVAFYGSVLVHELAHTVAALRFRLPVRRIQLQFFGGVSEIEKESETPGREFVLAFVGPLLSLLLAGAFYLGMNAVEAGTVPGVLLAGLMISNLLVAAFNLLPGLPLDGGRMLRAVIWGITGKPMAGTVAAAWVGRGLAVAVLLGLPMITHTGLLGAPGEEAGGMSTVMDALLAAILAAIIWTGAGNSLRMARLREHLPQLRARALTRRAVPVEHATPLSEALRRANAHGARAIVVVDGQGEPHAIVRESAIASVPEHRRPWVAVSSLAQDLTDGMKVSAELAGEELLERLRSTPATEYLVVEAGGEVYGVLSTLDVEKAFVKAMARPRP